One Nostoc sp. UHCC 0302 DNA window includes the following coding sequences:
- a CDS encoding DUF6658 family protein, with product MNNVIDFWKKLRLRQILTIFLAGLLLIVSTACSGANAQGANPQNPAVQAGGANNPYKNGGDKYTNYRMSTDPKVINKKGDDQANLQPSSQLLIATNQDSEILYPGAETPEGRVEKEAELPFITKENFQQPEPGGLVQNQSSVGERAKDRLGIVKDTFGKASEFLNDKADEAAARPELQKNPAVGK from the coding sequence GTGAATAACGTGATTGATTTTTGGAAAAAACTGCGACTGCGCCAGATTTTAACTATATTTTTGGCTGGACTATTGTTGATAGTTAGCACTGCTTGTAGTGGAGCAAATGCTCAAGGAGCAAATCCACAAAATCCTGCTGTACAAGCTGGTGGAGCTAACAATCCTTATAAGAACGGAGGAGACAAATATACTAATTACAGAATGTCTACCGATCCGAAAGTAATAAACAAAAAAGGAGATGACCAAGCTAACTTACAGCCAAGCTCACAATTATTGATTGCCACAAATCAAGACTCAGAGATACTTTATCCAGGTGCTGAAACTCCTGAAGGTAGAGTTGAAAAAGAAGCAGAACTGCCATTTATCACTAAGGAAAACTTCCAACAGCCTGAACCAGGCGGTTTGGTTCAGAACCAATCAAGCGTAGGGGAGCGAGCCAAAGATAGACTTGGGATTGTGAAAGACACCTTTGGAAAAGCTTCAGAATTTTTGAACGACAAGGCAGATGAAGCAGCTGCCAGACCAGAATTACAAAAAAATCCAGCAGTCGGCAAGTAG